A single Seriola aureovittata isolate HTS-2021-v1 ecotype China chromosome 19, ASM2101889v1, whole genome shotgun sequence DNA region contains:
- the paplnb gene encoding papilin b, proteoglycan-like sulfated glycoprotein isoform X2, producing the protein MNILQILGLLQLLAVPAFTLTQPTHDYWGEFGAYGPCSRTCGTGVAMRTRKCITSRTDGGHNCLGSSKAFRTCNTHECPVGSMDFREEQCSRFDRMDFQSKRHSWVPYYGATNPCELNCVPRGQNFFYRHKPAVVDGTPCYVGRTDICVDGVCRILTHGEFMGLDDDTNSVHSAAPVVVAPHPRETLTYIYKTGVYAACSATCNGGMQFRSVECWVQDPMNPRVVEEPNCITQRLQRPQSQQACNMHPCATEYSVSSFSVCSVTCGEGQQTREVICVGPGGEHLADRACSGLARPPSVQVCRRPACHAHITWHVTDYGLCTRSCGGGVRERRVSCFDTDLNPYPEARCGLASRPVTVEACNSQPCPGAQMVPSVQDPRAHESTMRGFVPHVPGEPSASRPQTNIHHEPYPPVVGPQCAQSFYGCCPDGHTSATGPRNEGCFQEDCVRTRFGCCLDGVTTAQGFGRAGCPEYQTTVERPPPPVTPSAGNVCSLPRDEGPCDTWKVRFYYDLGTSKCTEFWYGSCQGNGNNFVSLEACQRECGGMVREPPPAPRSGTPRRGPPRGALRARA; encoded by the exons atgaacatCCTGCAAATCCTGGGTCTCCTACAGCTGCTGGCTGTACCTGCCTTCACT ctgacACAGCCAACCCATGACTACTGGGGAGAGTTTGGAGCCTATGGGCCCTGCAGTCGCACCTGTGGCACAGGAGTGGCCATGAGAACCAGAAAATGTATCACCTCAAG GACAGATGGAGGACATAACTGCTTGGGATCATCTAAGGCCTTCCGAACCTGTAATACACAT GAATGTCCAGTCGGATCCATGGACTTCCGGGAGGAGCAGTGCTCCCGGTTTGACAGAATGGACTTTCAGAGCAAACGTCACTCATGGGTGCCTTATTATGGAG CAACCAATCCATGTGAGCTGAACTGTGTCCCAAGAGGACAGAACTTCTTCTATCGACACAAACCTGCAGTGGTAGATGGGACACCATGCTATGTGGGCCGCACTGATATCTGTGTGGACGGTGTCTGCAGG ATACTGACCCATGGAGAGTTCATGGGTTTGGATGACGACACTAACTCTGTGCACTCCGCTGCTCCTGTTGTTGTGGCTCCTCACCCGAGGGAGACGCTTACGTACATCTACAAAACCGGTGTGTACGCCGCTTGCTCAGCCACCTGCAACGGAGGCATGCAGTTTCGCAGCGTGGAGTGCTGGGTTCAGGACCCGATGAACCCCCGTGTGGTGGAAGAGCCTAACTGCATTACCCAGCGTCTGCAGAGGCCGCAGAGTCAGCAGGCTTGCAACATGCATCCATGTGCCACGGAGTACAGTGTATCAAGCTTCAGTGTG TGTTCAGTGACCTGTGGGGAAGGCCAGCAGACGAGGGAGGTGATCTGTGTTGGACCAGGAGGTGAACATCTGGCTGACCGGGCCTGTAGCGGACTGGCACGACCTCCTTCTGTCCAGGTCTGCCGCAGGCCTGCCTGTCACGCACACATCACCTGGCATGTGACTGACTACGGACTG TGCACTAGaagctgtggtggtggtgtgagagagaggagggttaGCTGTTTTGATACAGATTTGAACCCCTACCCAGAGGCCCGGTGTGGACTAGCAAGCAGGCCTGTCACTGTGGAAGCGTGCAACTCACAGCCATGTCCTGGAGCTCAAA TGGTCCCAAGTGTACAGGATCCAAGGGCACATGAAAGCACCATGAGAGGATTTGTGCCCCATGTTCCAGGAGAGCCTTCAG CTTCCAGACCACAGACAAACATTCACCACGAGCCCTACCCTCCTGTGGTTGGCCCTCAATGTGCACAGTCATTTTATGGCTGCTGTCCTGATGGCCATACCTCTGCCACTGGACCCAGGAATGAGGGCTGTTTCCAAGAGGACTGTGTTCGCACCAG GTTTGGCTGTTGTTTGGATGGGGTGACTACAGCTCAAGGATTTGGAAGAGCTGGATGTCCTGAATACCAGACGACTGTG GAGCGCCCACCACCCCCTGTAACTCCATCCGCTGGTAATGTGTGCTCTCTGCCTCGTGATGAGGGCCCCTGTGATACCTGGAAGGTCCGGTTCTACTATGACTTGGGCACCAGTAAATGTACCGAATTCTGGTATGGAAGCTGCCAGGGCAATGGCAATAACTTTGTGTCCCTGGAGGCATGCCAGAGAGAGTGTGGGGGTATGGTGAGGGAGCCCCCACCTGCACCTCGCAGTGGGACCCCAAGGAGAGGGCCACCCAGGGGTGCTCTAAGGGCAAGGGCATAA
- the paplnb gene encoding papilin b, proteoglycan-like sulfated glycoprotein isoform X1 has translation MIQSRFTNTHYATWRGSFVVKCSSFYFGVSSMLLVCVSGWRWAMIWCVRALCVPAAEPVGVLLVFWGDFFQLTQPTHDYWGEFGAYGPCSRTCGTGVAMRTRKCITSRTDGGHNCLGSSKAFRTCNTHECPVGSMDFREEQCSRFDRMDFQSKRHSWVPYYGATNPCELNCVPRGQNFFYRHKPAVVDGTPCYVGRTDICVDGVCRILTHGEFMGLDDDTNSVHSAAPVVVAPHPRETLTYIYKTGVYAACSATCNGGMQFRSVECWVQDPMNPRVVEEPNCITQRLQRPQSQQACNMHPCATEYSVSSFSVCSVTCGEGQQTREVICVGPGGEHLADRACSGLARPPSVQVCRRPACHAHITWHVTDYGLCTRSCGGGVRERRVSCFDTDLNPYPEARCGLASRPVTVEACNSQPCPGAQMVPSVQDPRAHESTMRGFVPHVPGEPSASRPQTNIHHEPYPPVVGPQCAQSFYGCCPDGHTSATGPRNEGCFQEDCVRTRFGCCLDGVTTAQGFGRAGCPEYQTTVERPPPPVTPSAGNVCSLPRDEGPCDTWKVRFYYDLGTSKCTEFWYGSCQGNGNNFVSLEACQRECGGMVREPPPAPRSGTPRRGPPRGALRARA, from the exons ATGATACAGAGCAGGTTTACAAACACGCATTATGCAACATGGAGGGGATCGTTTGTGGTTAAATGTTCCAGCTTCTATTTTGGTGTCTCTAGCATGCTcttagtgtgtgttagtggttGGCGGTGGGCTATGATATGGTGTGTGAGAGCACTATGTGTTCCAGCGGCAGAGCCAGTAGGAGTTTTAttggttttttggggggatttttttcagctgacACAGCCAACCCATGACTACTGGGGAGAGTTTGGAGCCTATGGGCCCTGCAGTCGCACCTGTGGCACAGGAGTGGCCATGAGAACCAGAAAATGTATCACCTCAAG GACAGATGGAGGACATAACTGCTTGGGATCATCTAAGGCCTTCCGAACCTGTAATACACAT GAATGTCCAGTCGGATCCATGGACTTCCGGGAGGAGCAGTGCTCCCGGTTTGACAGAATGGACTTTCAGAGCAAACGTCACTCATGGGTGCCTTATTATGGAG CAACCAATCCATGTGAGCTGAACTGTGTCCCAAGAGGACAGAACTTCTTCTATCGACACAAACCTGCAGTGGTAGATGGGACACCATGCTATGTGGGCCGCACTGATATCTGTGTGGACGGTGTCTGCAGG ATACTGACCCATGGAGAGTTCATGGGTTTGGATGACGACACTAACTCTGTGCACTCCGCTGCTCCTGTTGTTGTGGCTCCTCACCCGAGGGAGACGCTTACGTACATCTACAAAACCGGTGTGTACGCCGCTTGCTCAGCCACCTGCAACGGAGGCATGCAGTTTCGCAGCGTGGAGTGCTGGGTTCAGGACCCGATGAACCCCCGTGTGGTGGAAGAGCCTAACTGCATTACCCAGCGTCTGCAGAGGCCGCAGAGTCAGCAGGCTTGCAACATGCATCCATGTGCCACGGAGTACAGTGTATCAAGCTTCAGTGTG TGTTCAGTGACCTGTGGGGAAGGCCAGCAGACGAGGGAGGTGATCTGTGTTGGACCAGGAGGTGAACATCTGGCTGACCGGGCCTGTAGCGGACTGGCACGACCTCCTTCTGTCCAGGTCTGCCGCAGGCCTGCCTGTCACGCACACATCACCTGGCATGTGACTGACTACGGACTG TGCACTAGaagctgtggtggtggtgtgagagagaggagggttaGCTGTTTTGATACAGATTTGAACCCCTACCCAGAGGCCCGGTGTGGACTAGCAAGCAGGCCTGTCACTGTGGAAGCGTGCAACTCACAGCCATGTCCTGGAGCTCAAA TGGTCCCAAGTGTACAGGATCCAAGGGCACATGAAAGCACCATGAGAGGATTTGTGCCCCATGTTCCAGGAGAGCCTTCAG CTTCCAGACCACAGACAAACATTCACCACGAGCCCTACCCTCCTGTGGTTGGCCCTCAATGTGCACAGTCATTTTATGGCTGCTGTCCTGATGGCCATACCTCTGCCACTGGACCCAGGAATGAGGGCTGTTTCCAAGAGGACTGTGTTCGCACCAG GTTTGGCTGTTGTTTGGATGGGGTGACTACAGCTCAAGGATTTGGAAGAGCTGGATGTCCTGAATACCAGACGACTGTG GAGCGCCCACCACCCCCTGTAACTCCATCCGCTGGTAATGTGTGCTCTCTGCCTCGTGATGAGGGCCCCTGTGATACCTGGAAGGTCCGGTTCTACTATGACTTGGGCACCAGTAAATGTACCGAATTCTGGTATGGAAGCTGCCAGGGCAATGGCAATAACTTTGTGTCCCTGGAGGCATGCCAGAGAGAGTGTGGGGGTATGGTGAGGGAGCCCCCACCTGCACCTCGCAGTGGGACCCCAAGGAGAGGGCCACCCAGGGGTGCTCTAAGGGCAAGGGCATAA
- the erh gene encoding enhancer of rudimentary homolog produces MSHTILLVQPTKRPEGRTYADYESVNECMEGVCKMYEEHLKRMNPNSPSITYDISQLFDFIDDLADLSCLVYRADTQTYQPYNKDWIKEKIYVLLRRQAQQATK; encoded by the exons ATG TCGCATACAATTTTGCTTGTCCAACCGACCAAGAGACCTGAGGGCCGCACGTATGCTGACTATGAGTCAGTGAATGAATGTATGGAAG GTGTTTGCAAAATGTATGAAGAGCATCTGAAGAGGATGAATCCAAACAGTCCCTCCATCACTTATGACATTAGTCAGTTGTTTGACTTTATAGATGACTTGGCTGATCTTAGCTGTCTTGT gTACAGAGCTGACACCCAGACATACCAACCATACAACAAAGACTGGATCAAAGAGAAGATATATGTCCTGCTGCGGCGTCAGGCTCAGCAGGCAACAAAGTAA